Proteins from a genomic interval of Longimicrobium sp.:
- a CDS encoding condensation domain-containing protein: MSAVRAELPAIGDGLPREQAEYWQETLADAPEPLELPADRPRPAQPDPTGAIVRLELDEELAAALKALGMRHSSHISTVLLEGWAAVLGRLSGQADLVIGCSGNALPVRVDLSGSPTAAELLGRVEARVRGALRNQDVPVQRVVELVQPDGAASATSLFRAAFVWRDAPASDPELPGLEPGAVAASERCSTGGLDLSLELGEENGGVAGQVVFATALFDRATVERYAGYLRRMLAGMAADETRPVDRLTLVSDEERRLVVEEWNRTETPYPADSY; this comes from the coding sequence GTGAGCGCGGTCCGGGCGGAACTGCCGGCGATCGGCGACGGGCTGCCGCGGGAGCAGGCAGAGTACTGGCAGGAGACGCTGGCGGATGCCCCGGAGCCGCTGGAGCTCCCGGCGGACCGCCCGCGCCCCGCGCAGCCGGACCCCACCGGGGCCATCGTTCGGCTCGAACTGGACGAGGAGCTGGCTGCGGCCCTGAAAGCGCTCGGAATGCGTCACAGCTCGCACATCTCCACGGTCCTGCTGGAGGGGTGGGCCGCGGTGCTGGGCCGGCTGTCGGGGCAGGCGGACCTGGTGATCGGGTGCTCCGGGAATGCGCTGCCGGTGCGGGTGGACCTGTCGGGCTCGCCCACGGCCGCGGAGCTGCTGGGCCGGGTCGAGGCGCGGGTGCGGGGTGCGCTGCGGAACCAGGACGTTCCCGTTCAGCGGGTGGTGGAGCTCGTGCAGCCGGACGGCGCCGCTTCCGCCACATCGCTGTTCCGTGCGGCGTTCGTGTGGCGGGACGCACCCGCGAGCGACCCGGAGCTGCCCGGCCTGGAGCCCGGTGCGGTGGCTGCTTCGGAGCGGTGCTCGACAGGCGGGCTCGACCTGTCGCTCGAACTCGGGGAGGAGAACGGCGGGGTCGCGGGCCAGGTGGTGTTCGCGACGGCGCTGTTCGACCGCGCAACGGTGGAGCGCTACGCGGGCTACCTGCGCCGGATGCTCGCGGGGATGGCGGCGGACGAGACCCGGCCGGTGGACCGGCTGACGCTGGTGTCGGACGAGGAGCGCCGCCTGGTGGTGGAGGAGTGGAACCGCACGGAAACGCCGTACCCCGCCGACTCGTAC